A genomic region of Mycolicibacterium poriferae contains the following coding sequences:
- a CDS encoding spinster family MFS transporter, with the protein MSAPSQASATDTDTHRPRRAWAAVSVLAVVGTLNYADRFLPAVLAEPIRQDLALSDTAIGIINGFGFLAVYALIGIPIARISDRGAYGLVISGCLTLWGVMTMLGGAVQSGLQLALTRVGVAIGEAGSTPAAHAYVARNFVPERRAAPLAVITLAIPLASAASLIGGGLLAEALGWRWAFVVMGALSVAFVPVVLAVVGRRQKVPALPVETVAVQQIPAKWWDILRKPSYLAIVCGAACISVAGYALTTFAPAFLMRARGMTLGDVGLQYGIASGLTGVVGLIVVGRIADKLSGIDGRWLLWLVAAMTGALIPFSTLGFLVDSSTLAVCFIALSYVVGTAYMAPSIAAIQRLVPAEQRATASAIFLFFSAILGSVGPLLTGLISDALRPDHGDMSLGWALLAVVPVMQVGAIACYLLASRRFLREIVA; encoded by the coding sequence ATGTCCGCACCGTCGCAGGCTTCAGCGACCGATACCGACACGCACAGGCCCCGTCGGGCGTGGGCGGCGGTGTCGGTGCTCGCCGTCGTCGGGACACTCAACTACGCCGACCGTTTCCTGCCGGCGGTGCTCGCCGAACCCATCCGCCAGGATCTGGCGTTGTCGGACACCGCGATCGGAATCATCAACGGATTCGGCTTTCTCGCGGTCTACGCGCTCATCGGGATCCCGATCGCGAGGATCTCCGACCGCGGCGCCTACGGGCTGGTGATCTCCGGATGTCTGACACTGTGGGGCGTCATGACGATGCTCGGCGGCGCCGTGCAGTCCGGTCTTCAACTCGCGCTCACCCGGGTCGGCGTCGCGATCGGGGAAGCGGGATCCACCCCCGCCGCGCACGCGTACGTGGCACGCAACTTCGTTCCCGAGCGCCGTGCGGCGCCGCTTGCCGTCATCACCTTGGCGATTCCGCTGGCCTCGGCGGCCAGCCTCATCGGCGGCGGACTGTTGGCCGAGGCGCTGGGCTGGCGCTGGGCCTTCGTCGTCATGGGAGCGCTCAGCGTCGCGTTCGTGCCCGTCGTGCTGGCTGTCGTGGGTCGGCGCCAGAAAGTACCGGCCCTGCCTGTCGAAACGGTTGCTGTGCAACAGATTCCGGCGAAATGGTGGGACATTCTCCGCAAGCCGAGTTATCTCGCGATCGTCTGCGGCGCCGCGTGCATCTCGGTGGCCGGCTACGCCCTGACCACCTTCGCACCGGCGTTCCTGATGCGCGCCCGCGGGATGACACTGGGCGACGTGGGCCTGCAGTACGGCATCGCCAGCGGCCTGACCGGAGTCGTCGGGCTGATCGTCGTCGGCCGCATCGCCGACAAGCTGTCCGGCATCGACGGCCGTTGGCTGCTCTGGCTGGTCGCCGCCATGACCGGCGCCCTGATCCCGTTCTCGACACTCGGCTTCCTGGTGGACAGCTCCACGCTGGCGGTGTGCTTCATCGCGCTGAGCTACGTGGTCGGCACCGCCTACATGGCGCCGTCGATCGCGGCCATCCAGCGTCTGGTGCCCGCCGAACAGCGGGCGACCGCGTCGGCGATCTTTCTGTTCTTCAGTGCGATCCTCGGCTCGGTGGGGCCGCTTCTGACCGGTCTGATCAGCGACGCGCTGCGACCGGACCACGGGGACATGTCGCTGGGTTGGGCCCTGCTGGCCGTCGTGCCGGTCATGCAGGTCGGCGCCATTGCGTGCTATCTGCTCGCCAGCAGGCGCTTCCTGCGCGAGATCGTCGCCTGA